In one Nocardia tengchongensis genomic region, the following are encoded:
- the whiA gene encoding DNA-binding protein WhiA gives MAMTAEVKDELSRLSVSQVSSRKAELSALLRFAGGLHIVGGRVIVEAEVDMGSIARRLRREIFELYGYGSDVHVLGAGGLRKTSRYVVRVSKEGEALARQTGLLDVRGRPVRGLPAQVVGGSIGDAEAAWRGAFLAHGSLTEPGRSSALEVSCPGPEAALALVGAARRMGISAKAREVRGTDRVVVRDGEAIGALLTRMGAQDTRLTWEERRMRREVRATANRLANFDDANLRRSARAAVAAAARVERALEILSDDVPDHLAAAGKLRVLHRQASLEELGQLADPPMTKDAVAGRIRRLLSMADRRAKELGVPDTESAVTAELLEEA, from the coding sequence GTGGCGATGACAGCGGAAGTGAAGGACGAGCTGAGCCGACTCTCTGTATCACAGGTGAGTTCGCGCAAGGCGGAACTGTCCGCGCTACTGCGGTTCGCCGGTGGATTGCACATCGTCGGCGGTCGCGTGATCGTCGAAGCCGAAGTGGACATGGGTTCCATTGCGCGTCGGCTGCGTCGAGAGATCTTCGAGCTGTACGGATATGGCTCGGATGTGCATGTTCTCGGCGCCGGAGGGCTCCGGAAAACCTCCCGGTATGTAGTGCGAGTTTCCAAGGAAGGCGAGGCGCTGGCGCGCCAAACCGGTTTGCTCGACGTGCGCGGCCGGCCGGTCCGGGGCCTGCCCGCGCAGGTCGTGGGCGGCAGCATCGGCGACGCCGAAGCGGCTTGGCGCGGGGCGTTTCTCGCGCACGGCTCGCTCACCGAGCCGGGCCGGTCCTCCGCCCTCGAGGTGAGCTGCCCCGGGCCGGAGGCGGCGCTCGCGCTCGTCGGCGCGGCCCGGCGCATGGGCATCTCGGCCAAGGCCCGCGAGGTCCGCGGCACCGATCGCGTGGTGGTGCGCGACGGTGAGGCCATCGGCGCCCTGCTCACCCGCATGGGTGCGCAGGACACCCGGCTCACCTGGGAGGAGCGGCGCATGCGCCGCGAGGTCCGGGCTACCGCGAACCGGCTGGCCAATTTCGACGACGCGAACCTGCGTCGTTCGGCCCGCGCGGCGGTGGCCGCCGCGGCCCGGGTGGAGCGTGCGCTCGAAATACTGAGCGACGACGTTCCCGACCATCTGGCCGCCGCGGGCAAGCTGCGCGTGCTGCACCGCCAGGCCTCCCTGGAGGAGCTGGGCCAGCTGGCCGATCCGCCCATGACGAAAGACGCTGTCGCGGGCCGGATCCGGCGACTGCTCTCGATGGCGGACCGGCGCGCCAAGGAACTCGGCGTGCCCGACACCGAAAGTGCTGTTACCGCAGAGCTGCTCGAAGAGGCCTGA
- the yvcK gene encoding uridine diphosphate-N-acetylglucosamine-binding protein YvcK: protein MSENDSGRTANPAIVALGGGHGLYSTLTAIRRLTRKITAVVTVADDGGSSGRLRAELGMLPPGDLRMALVALAEEADGIWARSLQHRFGGTGALAGHSVGNLILAGLTEELGDPVAALDEAGKILRVTGRVLPMSPIALTIEADVSGLEGDPRVSRCIRGQVAVATTPGKVRRVRLIPSDPPACPEATSAIEHADVVVLGPGSWFTSVIPHVLVPDLHEALLHTRARKVLVLNLAAEPGETAGFSAERHLHVLSQHAPDFTVDHVLVDSGSVPEGREREHLARAAEQLRARVTFADVAEAGTDRHHPGKLAAALDQVIRQPRPESAGLRVEGRHMGQRVRSGLGGKERVSWR, encoded by the coding sequence ATGAGCGAGAACGATTCCGGCCGTACCGCCAATCCCGCCATCGTGGCGCTCGGCGGTGGGCACGGGCTGTATTCGACGCTGACCGCCATCCGGCGGCTCACCCGCAAGATCACCGCGGTGGTCACCGTCGCCGACGACGGCGGCTCCTCGGGCCGGCTGCGTGCCGAACTGGGCATGCTGCCCCCGGGCGATCTGCGAATGGCGTTGGTGGCCTTGGCCGAAGAGGCCGACGGTATCTGGGCGCGCTCGCTGCAGCACCGCTTCGGCGGCACCGGAGCGCTGGCCGGGCATTCGGTCGGCAACCTGATCCTGGCCGGGCTGACCGAGGAGCTGGGTGACCCCGTCGCCGCCCTCGACGAGGCCGGAAAGATTCTGCGGGTCACCGGCCGGGTGCTACCCATGTCGCCGATCGCGCTGACCATCGAAGCGGATGTGTCGGGGCTGGAAGGCGATCCGCGGGTGAGCCGCTGCATCCGCGGTCAGGTGGCGGTGGCGACCACGCCGGGCAAGGTCAGACGGGTGCGGCTGATCCCCTCGGATCCACCGGCCTGCCCCGAGGCGACCTCGGCCATCGAGCACGCCGACGTGGTGGTGCTGGGCCCGGGGAGCTGGTTCACCAGTGTCATCCCGCATGTGCTGGTGCCCGATTTGCACGAAGCGCTGCTGCACACGCGGGCACGGAAAGTGCTGGTGCTCAACCTCGCTGCCGAACCGGGCGAAACGGCCGGATTCTCCGCGGAACGGCACCTGCATGTATTGTCCCAGCACGCACCGGATTTCACAGTCGACCATGTTCTGGTGGACTCCGGTTCCGTACCCGAGGGTAGGGAACGCGAACATCTGGCAAGAGCTGCCGAACAGCTGCGTGCGCGAGTAACCTTCGCTGATGTCGCCGAGGCGGGGACGGACCGGCACCACCCCGGAAAGCTTGCCGCCGCACTGGATCAGGTGATCCGGCAACCTCGGCCGGAATCAGCAGGGCTTCGAGTCGAAGGACGGCATATGGGCCAACGTGTGCGGTCCGGGTTGGGTGGAAAGGAGCGCGTCTCGTGGCGATGA
- the rapZ gene encoding RNase adapter RapZ, with amino-acid sequence MTRVEASTATAENSTATESGESQVNPRKGRPGSESAPVEVVVVTGLSGAGRGTAGKVLEDLGYYVADNLPPELIGRMVDLGRAAEPPIRKLALVMDVRNRFFTGNLAAVVEQLRAAGVRTRILFLEASDDVLIRRFGFARRRHPLQSESADGTLTAGIAAERRRLDPIKTAADVVIDTTALSIHQLHRKLEEVYGGDAATVLQLTVQSFGFKYGVPLDADMVFDLRFLPNPHWIPELRDKTGQDAPVSEYVLSRPGAQDYLGTARHLVDLTTEGYRQEGKRYMTVAVGCTGGKHRSVAIAEALGDALASPAADDDSGTELSREVVRVVHRDLGRE; translated from the coding sequence ATGACGCGCGTCGAAGCCAGCACAGCTACTGCCGAAAACAGCACGGCAACCGAATCAGGTGAGTCCCAGGTGAACCCTCGCAAGGGTCGTCCCGGCTCCGAATCCGCACCGGTCGAGGTGGTCGTCGTGACGGGCTTGTCCGGCGCCGGCCGCGGCACCGCGGGCAAGGTGCTCGAGGACCTCGGTTACTACGTCGCCGACAACCTCCCGCCAGAATTGATCGGCCGCATGGTCGATCTCGGTCGCGCCGCCGAACCGCCCATCCGCAAACTCGCGCTGGTCATGGACGTGCGCAACCGCTTCTTCACCGGCAATCTCGCGGCGGTGGTGGAACAGCTACGCGCCGCGGGCGTGCGCACCCGCATCCTGTTCCTCGAGGCCTCCGACGACGTGCTGATCCGCCGCTTCGGCTTCGCCCGCCGCCGCCACCCGCTGCAGAGCGAGAGCGCCGACGGCACGCTGACCGCCGGCATCGCCGCCGAACGCCGCCGATTGGACCCGATCAAGACCGCCGCCGACGTCGTCATCGACACCACCGCGCTCTCCATTCACCAGTTGCACCGCAAGCTCGAGGAGGTCTACGGGGGCGACGCCGCCACCGTATTGCAGTTGACCGTGCAATCGTTCGGGTTCAAGTACGGAGTCCCGCTCGACGCCGACATGGTGTTCGATTTGCGTTTCCTGCCGAATCCGCATTGGATTCCCGAACTCCGCGACAAAACCGGACAGGACGCCCCGGTCAGCGAGTATGTGTTGTCGCGCCCGGGTGCACAGGACTACCTGGGCACCGCGCGCCATCTCGTCGACCTGACGACCGAGGGCTACCGCCAAGAGGGGAAGCGATACATGACCGTGGCAGTGGGCTGCACCGGCGGTAAACACCGCAGTGTGGCGATAGCGGAGGCGCTGGGCGACGCGCTCGCGAGCCCCGCGGCCGACGACGATTCGGGAACGGAGTTGTCTCGAGAAGTGGTACGCGTCGTCCACCGGGATCTGGGGCGAGAATGA